In one window of Chryseobacterium phocaeense DNA:
- a CDS encoding MarR family winged helix-turn-helix transcriptional regulator — protein sequence MEKLNSIIFYNIDKAIRSYRNYAQRQLKANGFTITIDQWLIIKAVLENPGITQNEIGDLVFKDNASVTRIIDLMVKSGYVIRHIHQEDRRKTNLEVTESGIKIIKDVQKLVEGNRTKALENVSKEELEIMNNALLKISENCITTKK from the coding sequence ATGGAAAAATTAAATTCAATCATATTCTACAATATAGATAAAGCGATCAGATCGTACAGGAATTATGCCCAGCGGCAGCTTAAGGCCAATGGCTTTACCATTACGATTGATCAGTGGCTGATCATCAAAGCCGTTCTGGAAAACCCCGGAATTACCCAGAACGAAATTGGTGACCTGGTTTTTAAAGACAATGCTTCCGTCACAAGAATTATTGACCTGATGGTAAAATCCGGATACGTGATCCGTCATATTCATCAGGAGGACCGAAGAAAAACCAATCTTGAGGTAACGGAATCAGGGATCAAAATCATTAAAGATGTACAGAAACTTGTAGAGGGCAACAGGACAAAAGCGTTGGAAAATGTTTCAAAAGAAGAGCTGGAAATTATGAATAATGCCCTGCTTAAGATATCAGAAAATTGTATTACTACTAAAAAATAA
- a CDS encoding sugar MFS transporter, whose protein sequence is MINKEVQTQSRNYTIPLMTITLLFFMWGFITCMNDILIPYLKQLFKLTFFESMLVQFCFFGAYFIGSLIYFLISISKGDPINKAGYKKGILFGIFLAAFGCVLFYPAATFSYYPLFLGALFILGLGFTVLQITANAYVSLLGSEESASSRLNMTQAFNAFGTTIAPVLGGHLIFEFFSAPDGSFSAVATRIPYLIFAGILLLVALLISRVKLPSFQAQEEEVVKGWGALQYSHLKFGVFAMFCYVGGEVAVGSFIISFLEQPQIMGFNEIISKNYLALYWGGAMIGRFLGAISLNQSISAGKKAVYMLGAAAAVFLVIFSIVDLSFAQISFFIVFIVLNFIAFFIGKSAPARTLSIFAAINVVLLTSAMVNQGELAMYSILGIGIFNSIMFSNIYTLAISGLGKYTSQGSSLVVMAILGGAIVPVFQGYLADQLGVQHSFIIPVFCYLVILIFGVYCTKYLGHVETTTETKSGH, encoded by the coding sequence ATGATCAATAAAGAAGTTCAAACCCAGAGCAGGAATTACACGATTCCTTTAATGACCATCACCCTGCTCTTTTTTATGTGGGGATTCATCACCTGTATGAATGATATCCTGATCCCTTACCTCAAACAGCTTTTCAAACTCACCTTTTTCGAATCCATGCTGGTACAGTTCTGTTTTTTCGGAGCGTATTTCATTGGTTCACTCATCTACTTCCTGATTTCTATTTCAAAAGGAGATCCTATTAACAAAGCGGGGTACAAAAAAGGAATCCTGTTCGGTATTTTTCTCGCAGCTTTTGGCTGTGTCCTGTTTTATCCGGCAGCTACATTTTCCTATTATCCGTTATTCCTTGGGGCTCTGTTTATTCTGGGACTAGGTTTCACAGTTCTTCAAATCACGGCCAATGCCTACGTTTCACTGCTCGGCAGCGAAGAATCTGCTTCCAGCCGTCTGAATATGACCCAGGCTTTCAATGCTTTCGGAACCACCATTGCCCCGGTACTCGGCGGCCATCTTATCTTTGAGTTTTTCTCAGCTCCGGACGGCTCGTTCAGTGCTGTAGCCACCAGAATTCCATATCTGATCTTTGCAGGTATCCTTTTACTGGTTGCCTTACTTATTTCAAGGGTAAAACTGCCCTCATTCCAGGCACAGGAAGAAGAGGTGGTAAAAGGCTGGGGTGCACTTCAGTACAGCCATCTGAAATTCGGGGTTTTTGCCATGTTCTGTTATGTGGGGGGTGAAGTGGCCGTAGGAAGTTTTATCATCAGTTTTCTGGAGCAGCCTCAGATCATGGGTTTTAATGAGATCATCAGCAAAAATTACCTGGCATTGTATTGGGGCGGTGCTATGATCGGGCGTTTTCTCGGGGCCATTTCTTTAAACCAGTCCATAAGCGCCGGTAAAAAAGCAGTTTATATGCTGGGAGCCGCCGCAGCGGTTTTCCTAGTTATTTTCAGCATCGTTGATCTTAGTTTTGCTCAGATAAGCTTTTTCATTGTGTTTATAGTGCTCAATTTCATAGCCTTCTTTATCGGTAAATCTGCTCCGGCAAGAACACTCTCTATTTTTGCAGCCATCAATGTTGTTCTTCTGACCTCAGCTATGGTGAATCAGGGTGAGCTGGCAATGTACAGCATTCTGGGAATCGGGATTTTCAACTCCATTATGTTCTCCAATATCTATACACTGGCTATTTCCGGTTTGGGTAAATATACCAGTCAGGGATCATCCCTGGTGGTTATGGCGATTCTGGGAGGTGCCATTGTTCCTGTTTTTCAGGGATACCTTGCTGATCAGCTGGGTGTGCAGCATTCGTTTATCATTCCTGTTTTCTGCTATCTGGTGATTCTGATTTTCGGAGTGTACTGTACCAAATACTTAGGTCATGTGGAAACTACTACAGAAACAAAATCAGGGCATTAG
- a CDS encoding DUF4260 domain-containing protein, with product MKIQLQLEYFAFLVLGVLAFKQTDVSWWWFAGLFLAPDLSMLGYLINNKTGALFYNLFHHLGLAIIIYLIGTFLTLPYIQTIGAILFAHSSFDRLLGYGLKYPDSFQNTHLGKIGKKQI from the coding sequence ATGAAGATTCAACTGCAGCTCGAATATTTTGCTTTTTTAGTACTTGGGGTTTTAGCATTCAAACAAACAGATGTATCATGGTGGTGGTTTGCAGGACTTTTTCTGGCACCGGATCTTTCCATGCTGGGCTATCTCATCAATAATAAAACAGGGGCATTGTTCTATAACCTGTTTCATCATCTCGGGCTGGCGATTATAATATATCTTATAGGAACCTTTCTTACCCTTCCCTATATCCAGACGATAGGAGCGATTCTGTTTGCCCACTCATCTTTTGACAGGCTGTTGGGCTATGGTCTGAAATACCCGGACAGCTTCCAGAATACCCATTTAGGAAAAATCGGAAAAAAACAGATATGA
- a CDS encoding TonB-dependent receptor, producing MERLFLLLLAWTMALFSGLLSAQSIQNFSLSGNINADKTEQLEINLFDSGNVLVKTEIAERNGKFTFNDLKEGSYKLKISKNGTEVYHSDNIQIAENKTLSPIDLNVKSIEGVTITKTKPYIERQDGKMILNVENSIASTGNSAFEVLEKAPGVNVDSNDNISLRGKGNLLVQIDGKNTPMTGTDLAAYLRGIPSSTVEKIEFITNPSSKYDAAGTSIINIKLKKDQRKGTNGSVSTALGTGKFIKNNNSFSINHRNKKVNVFANYSFAYREFYNHLVLDRNFYSGDTFEKAYLQDNFLKFNFRNHIAKTGMDYYMNDKNVLGFSVGFISNRFDPKGDNSSLILGSDRLPSGSFTTQNRSHDHWKNLSFNLNHKYTIDSLGSEITTDFDYINYSNTSLQNFETRTYTTSGSLNNLDILQGDINGNLNIYSLKSDLTKSLKKSWKLEAGVKTSFVKADNDLKFFNASSGTPELDPNKTNHFIYEENINAAYGNVSKKWEKFSATFGLRAENTNVTGTQITTNQVNKKNYTQLFPSAVFSYDLTDKNNLEINFSRRITRPSYNQLNPFKFYLDPTTYRAGNPDLNPQTTMNYELTYSLNSKYFATLSYSKTKDNITDVIKPVTENGENITVQTNENLNSASYFGLYLIAPVKVTKWWDMNNSANFYYGSYTGNVSGTQINNKGNFTFNLNSINSFKLGNGFTAEFTGNYRAREVYAYMDVKPNWYLNIGAQKKFKNNSVLKFAFNDIFFTSNPQAQTVFNNYVENFVVKRDSRVATISYTYNFGSSKNGQPRKTGGAEDLKQRIGA from the coding sequence ATGGAAAGACTATTTCTCCTATTACTGGCCTGGACCATGGCGCTGTTCAGCGGCCTGCTATCGGCACAGAGTATACAGAATTTTTCCCTCTCGGGGAATATTAATGCTGACAAAACCGAACAGCTGGAAATCAATCTTTTTGATTCCGGAAATGTTCTGGTCAAAACAGAAATTGCAGAACGGAATGGCAAATTTACTTTCAACGATCTTAAAGAGGGAAGTTACAAATTAAAGATCAGCAAAAACGGCACAGAAGTCTATCATTCGGATAATATTCAGATTGCAGAGAACAAAACCCTCTCTCCTATTGATCTCAACGTAAAGTCCATTGAAGGTGTAACGATTACGAAAACAAAACCTTATATAGAACGCCAGGACGGGAAAATGATCCTTAATGTTGAAAACAGTATTGCCAGCACGGGAAACTCCGCTTTCGAGGTACTGGAAAAGGCTCCTGGAGTGAATGTTGACAGCAATGACAACATCAGTCTTAGAGGAAAAGGAAACCTGCTGGTACAGATCGACGGTAAAAATACGCCGATGACGGGAACCGATCTTGCGGCTTATCTGCGCGGAATTCCTTCATCAACGGTAGAGAAAATAGAGTTCATCACCAATCCGTCCTCAAAATATGACGCAGCGGGAACTTCGATCATCAATATCAAATTAAAAAAAGACCAGCGAAAAGGAACGAACGGAAGTGTTTCTACGGCTCTGGGAACCGGAAAATTCATCAAAAACAATAACAGTTTCAGCATTAATCACAGGAATAAAAAAGTAAACGTTTTTGCGAACTACAGCTTTGCCTACAGGGAATTTTATAACCATCTGGTTCTGGACCGGAATTTCTACAGTGGTGATACATTTGAGAAAGCCTATCTGCAGGATAACTTTCTGAAATTCAATTTCAGGAACCATATTGCAAAAACGGGAATGGACTATTACATGAACGATAAAAATGTATTGGGATTTTCCGTAGGATTCATAAGCAACAGATTTGACCCGAAAGGTGACAATTCAAGTCTTATACTGGGCAGCGACCGGCTTCCTTCAGGGAGTTTTACGACACAAAACCGCTCCCATGACCACTGGAAGAATTTATCATTCAACCTGAATCACAAATACACGATTGATTCACTGGGATCGGAAATCACGACGGATTTTGACTATATCAATTATTCCAATACTTCCCTTCAGAACTTTGAAACGAGAACGTATACCACATCAGGGAGTCTGAATAACCTGGACATCCTTCAGGGAGATATTAATGGAAATCTTAATATTTATTCGTTAAAATCGGATTTAACAAAAAGCCTTAAAAAAAGCTGGAAACTGGAAGCTGGGGTCAAAACAAGCTTCGTGAAAGCGGATAATGACCTGAAATTTTTCAATGCAAGCTCGGGAACTCCGGAACTGGACCCTAATAAAACGAATCATTTCATTTATGAAGAAAATATCAATGCAGCGTACGGAAATGTGTCTAAAAAATGGGAGAAATTCAGTGCGACATTCGGTTTAAGGGCTGAAAACACCAACGTAACGGGAACCCAGATAACCACCAACCAGGTGAACAAAAAAAATTACACCCAATTGTTTCCAAGTGCGGTCTTTTCCTACGATTTAACGGATAAAAATAACCTGGAAATCAATTTCAGCAGAAGAATTACCAGGCCGAGCTATAATCAGCTGAATCCTTTTAAATTCTATCTTGATCCAACTACGTATAGAGCCGGAAATCCTGACCTGAATCCGCAAACGACCATGAATTATGAGCTGACTTACAGCTTGAACAGTAAATATTTCGCCACATTAAGTTACAGCAAAACGAAGGATAATATTACCGATGTCATTAAACCCGTTACAGAAAACGGAGAGAATATTACGGTTCAGACGAATGAAAACCTGAATTCTGCCTCCTACTTCGGGCTCTATCTGATCGCTCCTGTGAAGGTGACCAAATGGTGGGATATGAACAACAGTGCGAATTTCTACTACGGATCGTATACCGGAAATGTTTCGGGAACGCAGATCAATAACAAAGGAAATTTCACTTTTAATCTCAACAGCATCAACTCTTTCAAGTTAGGAAATGGCTTTACTGCTGAATTCACCGGAAATTACAGGGCTAGAGAGGTCTATGCGTATATGGATGTAAAACCCAACTGGTATCTGAACATCGGGGCTCAGAAGAAATTTAAAAACAACAGCGTTCTGAAATTCGCATTCAATGACATCTTCTTTACGAGTAACCCGCAGGCACAGACTGTTTTCAATAATTATGTAGAAAACTTTGTCGTAAAAAGAGATTCCCGCGTCGCAACGATTTCCTACACCTATAATTTCGGATCCTCTAAAAACGGACAGCCAAGAAAAACAGGCGGCGCCGAAGACCTGAAACAGAGAATCGGAGCATAA
- a CDS encoding M13 family metallopeptidase, which translates to MKKFNITLLAIASLLAFNQVKAQKSGPNATMVTSNTNDPGLDMSFMDMSVRPQDDFYNFVNGKWMKTAKIPSDRSRWGSFDQLRENTDNNSISILNSLLKDKFADGSEGKKIQNLYLTYMDMDKRNKDGISPLKEDLSKIDAIKTVADLNNYLTAATRQGDNPFYGWGVSADLADSKMNAVYLGGGVLGMGRDYYQKVNEKNTEAIKEYTKYVASMLNVLGYKNSEEAAGKIVDFEKSIAKTLLTNEQIRDINLQNNPKTIAELSALVKNADLPSYLKNVGVKTDKVIIGELNYYKNLDTFLVPQNIRVIKDYLKFNLLSGSAATLTQQLDEMKFGFYGKYLRGQKEQRALNKRGYELINGSLGEAFGKLYVEKYFPAEAKAQMVELIDYLKKSFAQHISNLSWMSSTTKEKALTKLNKFTVKVAYPDKWKDYSKLNILSEAQGGNLYKNLQNISEWKYQEALDKIGKPVDKSRWTMSPQTVNAYYNPQNNEIVFPAAILQPPFFNPKADPAINFGGIGAVIGHEITHGFDDSGAQFDAEGNLVDWWTPEDKANFEKATKALAAQYDKYEPVKGTFVNGTFTNGENIADLGGVNIAYDALQMYLKDKGQTAKISGYTQDQRFFLSWATVWRTLYTEPALINQIKTDEHTPGMYRAFGPLVNTEAFYKAFDLKEGDNLYKKPEERVKIW; encoded by the coding sequence ATGAAAAAATTTAACATCACCCTACTGGCTATTGCATCTCTATTAGCCTTTAATCAGGTAAAAGCCCAGAAATCCGGGCCCAATGCAACCATGGTAACTTCCAACACCAATGATCCCGGGCTGGATATGTCTTTTATGGATATGTCCGTTCGTCCGCAGGATGATTTCTACAATTTTGTGAACGGAAAGTGGATGAAAACAGCAAAAATTCCGTCCGACCGTTCAAGATGGGGAAGCTTTGACCAGCTAAGGGAAAATACGGACAACAATTCCATTTCCATTCTGAATTCGCTTTTAAAAGATAAGTTTGCTGATGGAAGCGAAGGAAAAAAGATTCAGAATCTGTATCTGACCTACATGGATATGGATAAAAGAAACAAGGACGGCATCTCCCCTTTAAAGGAAGATCTTTCTAAAATAGATGCCATTAAAACCGTTGCAGACCTTAACAACTATCTTACAGCAGCCACAAGACAGGGAGACAATCCTTTTTATGGCTGGGGCGTGAGTGCCGATCTTGCAGACTCGAAGATGAATGCGGTTTATCTTGGTGGCGGCGTTTTAGGGATGGGCCGCGATTATTATCAGAAAGTCAATGAAAAAAATACGGAAGCCATTAAAGAATATACAAAATATGTAGCCTCCATGCTGAACGTTCTGGGCTATAAAAATTCTGAGGAAGCCGCGGGAAAAATTGTTGATTTTGAAAAGTCGATTGCAAAAACGTTACTGACCAATGAACAGATCCGTGACATCAATCTTCAGAACAACCCGAAAACCATTGCGGAGCTTTCCGCTCTGGTAAAAAATGCAGACCTTCCTTCCTACCTGAAAAATGTCGGCGTAAAAACCGATAAAGTGATTATCGGGGAGTTGAATTACTACAAAAACCTGGATACTTTCCTGGTTCCTCAGAATATCCGTGTGATCAAGGATTATCTGAAATTTAACCTGTTATCCGGAAGCGCAGCAACTCTTACGCAGCAGCTGGATGAAATGAAATTCGGTTTTTACGGGAAATACCTTCGTGGTCAAAAAGAACAAAGAGCTTTGAACAAACGGGGGTATGAACTGATCAATGGCAGCCTGGGTGAGGCTTTCGGAAAATTATATGTTGAAAAATACTTTCCGGCGGAAGCTAAAGCACAGATGGTAGAGCTGATTGATTATTTAAAGAAAAGTTTTGCGCAGCATATCAGTAACCTGTCCTGGATGTCCTCTACCACAAAGGAAAAAGCGCTAACCAAGCTGAATAAATTCACTGTAAAAGTAGCTTATCCGGATAAATGGAAAGATTATTCCAAACTGAATATCCTGTCGGAAGCACAAGGCGGAAACCTTTACAAAAATCTTCAGAACATTTCTGAATGGAAATACCAGGAAGCCCTTGATAAAATAGGGAAGCCTGTAGATAAATCCAGATGGACGATGTCCCCGCAAACCGTAAATGCCTACTACAACCCGCAAAACAACGAAATCGTATTCCCTGCAGCAATTCTTCAGCCGCCATTCTTCAATCCTAAAGCTGATCCTGCCATTAATTTCGGTGGTATTGGGGCGGTAATAGGCCATGAAATCACCCATGGATTTGATGATTCCGGAGCTCAGTTTGATGCGGAAGGAAACCTGGTAGACTGGTGGACCCCTGAAGACAAGGCCAATTTTGAAAAAGCTACCAAAGCCCTTGCCGCCCAATACGATAAATATGAGCCTGTAAAAGGTACTTTCGTGAACGGAACCTTTACCAATGGGGAAAACATTGCCGATCTCGGAGGTGTAAATATTGCGTATGATGCTTTGCAAATGTATCTGAAAGACAAAGGCCAGACCGCAAAGATCAGCGGCTATACACAGGATCAGAGGTTCTTTCTGAGCTGGGCAACAGTGTGGAGAACGCTTTATACGGAACCAGCTTTAATCAATCAGATCAAGACGGACGAGCATACGCCGGGAATGTATAGGGCTTTCGGACCTCTGGTGAATACGGAAGCGTTTTACAAAGCTTTTGATCTTAAAGAAGGAGATAACCTTTATAAAAAACCGGAAGAACGAGTGAAAATCTGGTAA
- a CDS encoding polyribonucleotide nucleotidyltransferase yields the protein MSVPQAFTETITLADGREITIETGKLAKQADGSVVVKMGGTMLLATVVANKEANPGVDFLPLTVDYREKFYAGGRIPGNFFRREARPSDQEILTMRLVDRVLRPLFPEDFHAEVQVMISLISYDGKAIPDDLAGLAASAAIAITDIPFNGPMSEVRVVRFDGKLAINPSYEELKSSELDIMVGATKDSIVMVEGEMKEISEQEMLEAIIFGHAEIKKQIEAQERLAEKVGKAFPKREYSHENHDEAIREKVWKECYDKVYEVAKTPSGKEERHEKFKAVLDEFLAQYVDNVEELERVTPFVKVYYHDVEKEAMRQMILEDNIRLDGRDPQTIRPIWSEIDYLPGAHGSAVFTRGETQSLTAVTLGSVKDANMVDSVISQHDEKFFLHYNFPPFSTGEARPLRGTSRREVGHGNLAQRALQAVIPEENPYTIRIVSDILESNGSSSMATVCAGTLALMDAGVQITKPVSGIAMGLITDTKSGKFTVLSDILGDEDHLGDMDFKVTGTADGITACQMDIKIQGLSMDIMEKALMQAKDGRLHILNKITETIAEPRADVKPHAPKMVVMEISKDFIGAVIGPGGKIIQQMQKDTDTVIAIEEIGEIGRIEIAGTDREKINAAVAKINEITFVPVVGEVYKGKVVKVMDFGAFVAIAKGTEGLLHISEIEWARLDKVPYAEGDEVEVKFMGYDDRKKMKLSRKVLLPRPPKPEGKPRPEGQGRPEGQGRPERPARNEGNGRPEGEKPAVDQNPSSEA from the coding sequence ATGAGTGTACCTCAAGCGTTTACAGAAACGATTACTCTTGCAGACGGCAGAGAAATCACTATCGAAACGGGGAAACTGGCCAAGCAGGCTGATGGATCCGTGGTAGTAAAAATGGGTGGAACCATGCTTTTAGCAACGGTTGTAGCCAACAAAGAAGCCAATCCTGGAGTAGATTTTTTACCTTTAACAGTAGATTACAGAGAAAAATTCTATGCGGGTGGTAGAATTCCCGGAAACTTCTTCCGCAGAGAAGCAAGACCTTCAGATCAGGAAATTTTAACGATGCGTTTGGTAGACAGGGTTCTACGTCCGCTTTTCCCTGAAGATTTCCACGCTGAAGTTCAGGTGATGATTTCTTTAATTTCTTACGATGGAAAAGCAATTCCAGATGATTTAGCCGGTCTGGCAGCTTCTGCAGCCATCGCGATCACCGATATTCCTTTCAACGGACCAATGTCTGAAGTAAGAGTGGTAAGATTCGACGGGAAATTAGCAATCAATCCAAGTTATGAAGAACTGAAAAGCTCTGAGCTTGATATCATGGTGGGAGCTACCAAAGATTCTATCGTAATGGTAGAAGGGGAGATGAAAGAGATTTCAGAGCAGGAAATGCTGGAAGCCATTATCTTCGGTCATGCTGAAATCAAAAAACAGATTGAAGCTCAGGAGAGATTGGCTGAAAAAGTAGGAAAAGCTTTCCCTAAAAGAGAATACAGCCACGAAAATCATGATGAAGCGATTCGTGAGAAAGTATGGAAAGAATGCTACGATAAAGTATATGAAGTGGCAAAAACGCCATCCGGAAAAGAAGAAAGACACGAAAAGTTCAAAGCGGTTCTTGATGAGTTCTTAGCACAATATGTAGATAATGTGGAAGAACTGGAAAGAGTAACGCCTTTCGTAAAAGTATATTATCATGATGTGGAGAAAGAAGCCATGCGTCAGATGATCCTTGAAGACAATATCCGTCTTGACGGCCGTGATCCTCAGACGATCCGTCCGATCTGGTCTGAAATTGACTATCTTCCGGGAGCTCACGGTTCTGCGGTATTTACAAGAGGGGAAACCCAATCCCTGACTGCTGTAACACTTGGTTCTGTAAAAGATGCCAACATGGTGGACAGCGTAATTTCGCAACACGACGAGAAATTCTTCCTACACTATAATTTCCCTCCGTTCTCAACCGGTGAAGCAAGACCTTTAAGAGGAACTTCAAGAAGAGAAGTAGGACACGGAAACCTTGCCCAAAGAGCATTACAGGCAGTAATTCCTGAAGAAAATCCATATACCATCAGAATTGTATCCGATATCCTTGAATCAAACGGTTCGTCTTCCATGGCAACAGTTTGTGCAGGAACGTTGGCATTGATGGATGCTGGTGTACAGATTACAAAACCTGTTTCCGGTATTGCAATGGGATTGATCACGGATACAAAATCCGGTAAATTCACCGTACTTTCCGATATCTTAGGAGATGAAGATCACCTGGGAGATATGGACTTTAAAGTAACGGGTACTGCAGACGGGATCACCGCTTGCCAGATGGATATCAAAATCCAGGGTCTTTCTATGGACATCATGGAAAAAGCTTTGATGCAGGCTAAAGACGGAAGATTACACATCTTAAATAAAATCACTGAAACAATCGCTGAGCCAAGAGCAGATGTGAAGCCACACGCTCCGAAAATGGTGGTAATGGAGATCTCCAAGGACTTCATTGGTGCTGTAATCGGGCCTGGAGGAAAAATCATTCAGCAGATGCAGAAAGATACGGATACTGTGATCGCGATTGAAGAAATCGGGGAAATCGGACGTATCGAGATTGCAGGAACAGACAGAGAGAAAATCAATGCTGCTGTTGCTAAGATCAACGAAATTACCTTTGTTCCTGTAGTAGGGGAAGTATACAAAGGAAAAGTAGTGAAAGTAATGGATTTCGGAGCTTTCGTAGCGATTGCAAAGGGTACTGAAGGACTTCTTCACATTTCTGAAATAGAGTGGGCACGTCTTGACAAAGTTCCATATGCAGAAGGTGATGAAGTTGAAGTGAAGTTCATGGGTTACGATGACCGTAAGAAAATGAAACTTTCCAGAAAAGTACTTTTACCAAGACCTCCGAAACCTGAAGGAAAACCAAGACCGGAAGGACAAGGAAGACCGGAAGGACAGGGAAGACCTGAAAGACCGGCAAGAAATGAGGGCAATGGAAGACCTGAAGGTGAAAAACCGGCAGTAGATCAAAACCCTTCATCTGAAGCTTAA